TAAATCTTTTGGATGCCTTGCAAGTAAATCTTCAACACCTATATCTTTTAACTCTTTTTTATCATTTGAAGAAAGTGTGTTTATTATTTTTATATCTAAAATATTTAAGGCATTTAATTTTTCATAAATAGCTATTAACTCTTTTTGAGAATAATCTTTTGAAATAATAGCTGCTTCAATACTTTTTGTTTTTACAACTTTTTTTAAATCCTCAAAATCATAAACTCTTAAATCAAAAATATATGTATTTTTTAAAATTTTATTTTCATCAATTATTGCAACAGGAGTATAATGAAAATTCTTTTTATCACAAAATAAATTCTTAACAGTAGAATTTGCTCCAATAATCAAAGTATTTTTATATTTTGTACTTCCAGCACTTTCTAAAATAATTCTTTTTGAAAGACGCAATAGTGTAATAAAAACTAAAGAGAGCATAAAATCTATGATTATTATACTTCTAGCAAGTGGTTGCATATTTTCTTTAAAAATCAAAAATATTATAAAAAATATTGTATAAACAATAATATGTGCCAACAATATTTTTTTTACTTCATGTAAAGAAAAAAATCTCCAAGCAGTTCTATAAAGCCTAAAATAAAGAAAAACTAAAATTTTCATCGAAAAAAGTATTATAAAAATTGAGAAAAAATTATCGATAAAATTTGATGGTATTTGAAAATTAAATCTTAAATTATACGCAAAATATAAAGTAAAAAGTGAAATAATAATATCACTTAACAAAAAAAATGATATTCTTTTCAATGGAGATGCTTTTAACACAAAATAATCCTTAGTTAATAAAGTTTTGAATTATAATCAAAAGGTGATGAAATATCATTAAAATTTAATAATTTTTTATCAGCACTAGAGAGAATTACACACTCTTTAGGTATTTTCCAATCAATATTTAGATATTCATCATCATATTTTACTCCTATACTTTGATCTGGTGCAAAATATCTATCTATTTTTATATTTACAATTGCATCTTCACTCAAAACTGAAAAACCGTGTAAAAAACCTCTTGGAATAAATAGCTGTTTTTTATTTTCACTACTTAATTCTATTGAAATATACTTTCCAAAAGTCGGACTTCCAACTCTAAAATCAACTGCAACATCTAAAATCTTTCCTTGTAAAACCGTTACAAGTTTTGATTGGGCAAATTCCAAAGTATTTGTATGTAAGCCTCTAATTACTCCATGTTTACTAAAAGAAATATTATCTTGACAAAAATCTACATTAAAACCTAAAAAGTTTTCAAAAGACTCTTTTTTGAAAGCTTCATATACAAAACCTCTATCATCAAAGTGAATTATTGGTTCACAAACTATAATTTCTGGTATTCCTTGCCTTAAATATTTCATAGTAATACAGCGTTTTTTTCTATTTGATTTTTTAGTAGTATATCTTTTGTGTTATAATTAACTACATCTATTTTTAAATGAAAATCTTTTTTAAAAAGGTTAGTTAAAAATTTTATCTTTTTTTTACGAAACTCTAATGAATCTAAATCTATATCAATGGCTAAATCAATATCTCCACCTTTTTTTGTATCATCTATTCTACTCCCAAAAAGATAAACATTTACATTTCCAAAACTATCGCAAATAGCTTCTTTTATTTTATTTATGATTATTTTTTCTAGTCTCATTTTAAATACTTATTTGCAAATTTCAAAGAATTAAAATAATAACTTTCAAGCTTTTCAAAACTATCTATACAAAACTTTAAATCTATTAACGCCTCTTCTAACTCTTCAGGATAATCATGTTCTAATTCATTTCTAACTTCTCTTAATTCAATCCAACTTTCAAGGCTATCTATAATTTCTTCTTTTTCTATATAATATAAAACTTCACTCATTTTTGAACTGTTAATACCAGCTACATCAAGAAGTAAAGAAAATATTTTAGCTCCTAAAAAATCTTGAATGGAACTAAATCTTTTTAAATAAGCATCTAATATTGCTTTTTCTTCAGGTTTTAAAGTATTGAATATAAATTGGTCATAAATATTTTTATTTACTAAAATTTTATCTATCAAAAGTTTATAATCTTTTAATGCTTCGTAATGTTTTGATAACTTCTCAAATCTTTTTTCTAAAATCTGTTTTGTGTCACTTTCTCTCATAATATACTCACAATAATTGATGATTTTTTGACTTTATTATATCATAGATATAAATTTATTCAAATTTCTTTTTTTTATCCACAAACTTCATACTTAATATTAGTAAAATCATCGATAAAACAAAAGCTACAAAAATATTTGACACAAAATAAACTATTAAAAATAGTATTAAATTTAATCCTATAGAATAATTTGTTACTTTATAATGACTCCATCCAGCTTGAGTAAGTCTTTGATAAGCATGTTTTTTATGGGCTTGTGATAATTTTTCTTTATTTAATTTTCTTCTTATCAAAGTCAGAGTTGCATCAAACCAATAAACTCCAAATAAGATAATCCATACCCAAAAATTTGTTGATTCTTGATTTGCATAATATATGGTAAAAATTGCAATGTTATACCCTAATAGT
The genomic region above belongs to Arcobacter ellisii and contains:
- the rfbC gene encoding dTDP-4-dehydrorhamnose 3,5-epimerase, producing the protein MKYLRQGIPEIIVCEPIIHFDDRGFVYEAFKKESFENFLGFNVDFCQDNISFSKHGVIRGLHTNTLEFAQSKLVTVLQGKILDVAVDFRVGSPTFGKYISIELSSENKKQLFIPRGFLHGFSVLSEDAIVNIKIDRYFAPDQSIGVKYDDEYLNIDWKIPKECVILSSADKKLLNFNDISSPFDYNSKLY
- a CDS encoding nucleotidyltransferase family protein, which encodes MRLEKIIINKIKEAICDSFGNVNVYLFGSRIDDTKKGGDIDLAIDIDLDSLEFRKKKIKFLTNLFKKDFHLKIDVVNYNTKDILLKNQIEKNAVLL